The nucleotide window ACCCTCTAATGCCCTTGGCCATTATGGCCTTGAAACCTGATGATGCCAGCAGTGGGTTCCAGCACAACAATGTTGTGGACTTCATCAATGAGAAGATGGCCAGGCACACAAAAGGCCCTGAGTTCTATCTCAAGAATATAGCCCTGtcctgggaggaggtggagaacaAGCTCAGGGACATCCTAGACGACAGCGCGGTGCCCAGTGAGGCCAAAGATGCCTGTGCCTGGAGCAGCCTGGCCCTGGTTATGCGCTTTGCCTGCAGGCAGAGCCAGTTACATGGGTGCAGGGTGCACTGGCTGCAGAACTTCACCAAACTGCATAAGTCTGCTGCACAAGCCTTGGCCTCAGACCTAAAGGAGCACACAGCGCAGCAGGAGATGGAGCGCAGGGAGGCAGCCTGAAGGCTGACAGACACAAGCAAACCTGGCAGAGATGCAAAAGGAAAGGGACCTTCTGAGGTGGAAGCTCCTCCAGGCTGTAAGATTACCTCGATTGGTCCCTGCCTCATCTCCTGGCCCcatttccctgccccaccccctcgcTGCCCCCAGAATAGGTCTTAATCCTGCCTACTTTTCTCCAGGAGCTGGAGTCTCCATGGAAGCGGGAGTGGGTCCAGGTCGCAGAGGAATCAGATCTGGCCACTGCCAGTGGGGCTGGAACAGAAGGAGCAtgcaaggaggaagaggaggcaggagctGCTGCTACTTCTGCTACAGCTCCTGGCaccacaggaagaggaagaagacaaaagGATGCGGAAGGGGCAGAGGCCACCAAGAAGCTGGGCAGAGGCTTTGTGCACCGTCCTACAGCTGAGGAGCAGAAAAATTACACctctggtgggcagagggagggagctcTCAGGTCAATGGAAACaaccatgttttatttctctggaatcCTCAAGCCTGCATCCAGATTCTCACCATCACCCCTtcctgtccagctccctgcttcatTCACATACTCCTACTCATGCCCTTCATCCCCCTTTCCACCTGCACCCACACCATCCCCACCAGAAGAAACATGCACAGCAGGAGCTCCATCTCCAACATCTCCCCACTGGAAGCCATCTGATGTTAGCTTGTGTTCTGATGTGGGGTCCCAGGGAACAGACCCTCAAGAATCCCAAAGAAACAGGAGAGACTCCAAACCCCATCAGCAGAGAAGACCTCCCATATTTCGCAGGCCTGGGGATTGGGACTGTCCTTGGTGTAAAGCTGTGAATTTTTCAAAGAGGGAAATTTGCTTCCGCTGTGGGAGGGGAATCTGGCTGCAAAGCCCTCAGTAAATTCAGAAATGTGAAGTAGAACAGAAAATCCCAATGGGAAATCAATtttcagagggaaggggagaagtagGGGAGGGTAGGGAGGGTGGGCAAATGGGGCAAGGTGGTTGCGAGGGAGGTGGTAAAGTGGGTTGGGAGGTGGGGTATGGGGTGGTGGCTGGGGAGGGTAATGGGGTAGCTGTTGGGATAAAACATAGAAAAAGTCTTATTTTAATTAACTCTTTTGTGTTCCAGAGCATTAGCATTCCACACCCCAGAAGCACCATAGCTTCTTAGTATATGTCTCCCTCGCCAACCCTAGTATCTGGTGGGCCTGAGTAGCCATGTGTATGGCAACACACCCCTATCCCCACCTAGGCTATATATGATTGGAGCAGGAGGGGACATCTGACCCACCCTGAGCCAAACAGGTTCTCACATTAGAGAATCTGAACCAAGAGGCAGATTCCATAGTCAGGGTGGTGTTGGGTAAGGAAACAGTGGGTTATTTGGAGTTGGGGCCAAGGCCACAGCCAAGGCCTGGTCCTGGTTGTCAGGGAGCAGAACTGTGTGCTTTATAGAAGCCAAGTATCTTTTAGAGGATGCCAGAATGTGGTCGCAGGCAGCAGACAAGCACAGAGAAGCAGGATAGGAGTTGATCCTGCAACCTCAGAGATGGAAGATCTGTGGCATGACCACTTTTCCACTTCTACAATTGTGCTGCATGAAAATAGACTCTACACAAATCCCCTTTTCTTTAAGCTAACTTGAGCAGGTTCCCGTTCTGGGCAACTAGGTTATTTCTAAGTCAGAAATTGGCACTAGAAGAATAGTTGCAAACCACAAATAGTCAAAATGTTGGAAGTGGCTGGGAAGGAGTATCATAGGGTTATGGGTAGTGAGGATTCCTGCCTCCCAAGAGTCTCCAGGAATGAACTGGACAGCAAGCTTGCTCATGTTCTGATCAAGTTATAGTGTGAGACACGATCCAAACAGGCCTGTAGTTAACCCTGGGCTTACAACACAGCAGAGATTTGCCACCCCTAAGAAAATCCTTTAGGTCTGCAAACGGGACACCAGCACCAGTTGCAGACAAGGACTGCTATGACTGTCTAGATCCACAATAGAAGACTCCCCAATCTCGGTGGCAGAACTGGAAACTCCTGCCACTGCCAAAGAGGTGAGTCAGCAACTGCTAGTGCCCAGAGGGTTTACTGGTTTAGACCACGGACCAAAGTGTGGTGCCATCCTGAGGGATTGTCTGTCCCAACCCACCACCAGAATAATAGCAGGAGGGGCAATCTGGCTACAAAAAGCCTTAGTGAATTCAGAAATGTAAAGTAGAACATATCCCAATGGAAATCAATTTCCAGAGGGGGAGTATAGCCagaaagggggatggggaggattTGTCTATCTCCCCCCTCTTATGACTATAAGCTGTATTGAGTATGGCTAAGTGTTATTGAGTATGGATAAATGTATGGTTTAGCTCACAGGTGGAAGGATGATGAGGTGTCACACCTGGACCAGACCGAGAAAACTGGAGGAGCCTTGGACATTACTTAGGGACTGTGGACCTAGAAACTGAAGCTGTCATGGGCTCAGGACATCTCTGCAGCATCTGGACATGACGTTAAGGCATCTCATTTGGGAACAGATACAGATAATCATTTTCAAGATTTGGGGCCAGACCCCTAGGTAGTTATCAAAGGGCCTGTACTTGTCAGAAATATTCTTGGACTTGTTTAAATTCTTCTACGGCAGGGTTTTACAACCTCAGTACTCTTGATGCTTTGGGCTAGATACTTACGTGTTTCAggggactgtcctgtgcatttAGGATGTTTGGCCAAATCCCTAACCTCTACACATTAGATGGCAGTAGCACCTACACTTCCATTGGAACAACTGAACATGTCTCCAGATACTATAACATGTCTACTGGAGGGCAAAATCACCCCTGGTTGGGAACAAAATCCTGAGGGGTAGTCAGAACAGGGGGAAGAGAGTTGTAAGGAGCACATGCTCAGCAGTGCCCAGGGCTGCAGGGGAGGCCCTAAGGAGGAGAAAAAGTGATTTTTGAGCAgatatggggaggggaggggcagaaaccAAACTGCAAGGACCAGGGACTAAGTGGGAAGCAAAGTGCAGTACTGAGAGAGGCTCTTTTAAGTACTCCTGGTGGTGAAGGGAAGAAGTTGGGTAGGATACATGACTGAGAGATAAAAACGTTCTTTTGAATATGGGAGAACTTGAACCATGGAGGAGAAAGCTTAGGAAAACTTGAAAGTACAGGAAATttgtaaaagaaggaaatagaccCTGTATACTGTTTTGGAGGCATGTCCAATGTACTgttcaataaaaaaatatgtttgtaggaaacaaaacccccaaagtTCTCCAAGTGTACATACgtatatgtattttatagatttatgtgTGCATTATGTTATAGATTGGTGTTTGAAAAAGCATAGGAAAGTCTggaaaaacttgttttttttttttcttttcaaaaaatggagtAATACGGGGCATTAGGATGGAGGGCTTCTACtttatgtatttctgtgttgtgaaaataaatgttcacagatatacaaaaaaattaaaggatgtgAATTTGTTGACTTGAATGGGTTTGGAAAAGCCACCTCTTCCtttgggaaaggagaagaggaaagcgGACACAGATCTATGTGGCAAAAAGATGGGAAATGAAGAGGGTTCCCTCATGTGTCCTTTAAACAAGACACCTAAGAATGAGGACAGAAggtctgggtgggggtgggggcttctgGGCAATGGCATATTTAGGAATATGGCATATttagggggaggtggggagttggagggaggaaaggatCATCTAGCTGCACAGAGTATCCAATTAGGATAGGACCCaactgaaagaaaaccaaaagggaGGGCAATTGGGGAGCCTAGCAAGGTCACTGGAAAGGAAGGTAAGTAGTTCTAGGAGGAGTACCAGACATAAATCTCTGCTGTTGTAActtgttttcataatttatttttctcaaggaGAGATTCAGTCTGTTTGGATTTAGGATTTATGTTTGGTAAGATTTAGGAAAAAGGctgatattttcataatttcatgCATTATagccattttaaagttttttctctATATGTCCAGAGGAAAGAATTTGATAAGTtataattaattctatttttatcacTAAATATCCTCATCAAACCTAACAGAGTTGATCTGACTCAGCCTTTGAGCCTTCAGGCTAGCATGCTTAGTGACATGG belongs to Lutra lutra chromosome X, mLutLut1.2, whole genome shotgun sequence and includes:
- the LOC125092100 gene encoding LOW QUALITY PROTEIN: testis-expressed protein 13A-like (The sequence of the model RefSeq protein was modified relative to this genomic sequence to represent the inferred CDS: inserted 2 bases in 1 codon; substituted 1 base at 1 genomic stop codon), with the translated sequence MPLAIMALKPDDASSGFQHNNVVDFINEKMARHTKGPEFYLKNIALSWEEVENKLRDILDDSAVPSEAKDACAWSSLALVMRFACRQSQLHGCRVHWLQNFTKLHKSAAQALASDLKEHTAQQEMERREAAXRLXQTQANLAEMQKERDLLRWKLLQAELESPWKREWVQVAEESDLATASGAGTEGACKEEEEAGAAATSATAPGTTGRGRRQKDAEGAEATKKLGRGFVHRPTAEEQKNYTSGGQREGALRSMETTMFYFSGILKPASRFSPSPLPVQLPASFTYSYSCPSSPFPPAPTPSPPEETCTAGAPSPTSPHWKPSDVSLCSDVGSQGTDPQESQRNRRDSKPHQQRRPPIFRRPGDWDCPWCKAVNFSKREICFRCGRGIWLQSPQ